AAAAGAGATcatctgtgatgtttttattttggagaaaCTGTTCACATGAATTCTGCAGATGAGATAGTAAATATTTAGGTAGCAGTTGCAATAGTTCAGACTAGATTCTTAGTCAGATTTATGATATTctacaaataaacagatttttacaggCTTCTTTTGTGATTTTATGATATCtgctttttttgtaaattttatttgcattttttcagACTTTATGGAacactctgcttttctttgctCACAGAAACATTCTGACTGTGGCATTTCCAGTAACTTGAGCTTCTTTAGGGGGCTTCTGTGATGTGGCTGAAAGAACCACACATGGTAATTTCTCTACGTGAACATGTTACTCCTTaaccagcagcacagagctgtACCCCAACACTCTGTCCTCCCTGTTTCAGTGTACTGTCCGTCTCGCTGTCGCTCTCGTGCTGTGTCACTGATTAGGATGCCTGCTCGGCTCTCTGCAGGTCGTCGCGTTGACTCGTCCAGTTACGTCAGACATACTTCAGAAGTGTTGTGTATAGAATCCAATGTTGCATGTACTGTAAATAGTTGTAGCTGAAAATTATTCCACAGAAACAAATTTAACAGATTTACCAGCCAACCTCTTTAGAATTTCTCTGAGACTTGTAAGCCGACAGTGTCTGTTACCACTTAAGTTTCTTGTCTGTTTTAACTTTTTGGACAAACCAGGAAGTCTCAGTAGATGCTAACTGTAATGTAATCTTTGGTGTCTTTTTATATCTGAAGCCTTTTAAATGCAGTCTGCCAGTttacagaggaaacactgtTCAACATCACATCTGATCATTTCACTGTCCAATTCTGACAAAGGGAAAGTAGAGAATGTTGCTGCCCTGCTTCCACCCATAGACAATGTCaccatataaatatatattcattattatgctcttttctttttttgtgaaagGGTTTCCATGTTTGAACAACAAATATAATAGGTTGTTTTTTAGCTTTACAACCAGTAGTTAATACAAAGTCATCCGTTATGTGCCTCTTCTCAGTGGAGTAAAAATCAGGATTGCCACATTCATTTTCAATGATTGTGAGGAAATAATTTTACTCCCATCCTTATTGATTTCAGTCAACAACAATTCAATcacaattttaaatattatttagaaGGTAATGATGAACTTCCTGTTctgttttaatagttttttttatggctTTTGGAGATTGTATCTGCCCTCTACCTGGAACAGGTCAATTTGTTGAAGTTGACAGGTTCTTTTCAATCCTCCTGGTTCCGTCTTTGTAAAGAAATCACTTTGCATTTTGACTGTGGCTACCTTTGTCCTGTATATACagttaatataaataaagactttAACGTGTCGAGTTCTTTCTTGTGGCTAGGTTTTGTTATATTCTAGCTATAAGCAGTTAATCCAATTCATTCAACATCCAATTGAGTATAGAGGATAATCATCTGACAGGGTTAATATCAGAAAAACTACAATGACCCATgtatacaacattttaaaagctttagTGAGACTGAAACCAaagcataaatataaaaacattgattcaaaATCTGCAGCTTTTACCAATGTATCATGTATGACATACGACTTAACTAGTAAACAGTTGCTGCGCAGGCCTCTTTAGAGATTCATCTGTTAAACCCCAATCatttaaagtcacattattTATCCAAACAAGTCACACTCAGTTTTCAGTCatactgtgctgctgcagtgaaaagacataggaaaaaatgtgaaacacTGCCACCTGTTGGAAGAGGCCGAGGAagctcttgaataaagaaacTGGGTTGATGGTGATACAGCTCATTATCTGTAAACAGACACTTCACTCATAATGGAGCGCAATTTTTTCTAATGgaccaaaatacatttttactgagTAAACTCCTGCCGATGAAGATCATGTGTATGATCAAAGTCTCCAGGACATGAATTCATTGAACTTGCAGCTGGTGCCCTTTTGTGTACAGTTTATTCCAAGTTTAAGAAATAACTTGGAACTCAATTGATCAAGGTCAGTAATATTAATAGGACATTGACCAACCCGTGCCTATGTCTAGTTCAGAGATTATTAATATTGAGCACAGTGAACAACCAACTCTTAATATGCAAAGCATTCATTGTGAAATAAaggcagaaatataaaacagatttttattgacAAGTCAAAAATGTTTCGTGAGGTCTTAAAGAAAGTCTGCAAAAGCcgaaaaactaaaacagggaCGGTGCTGCagcatcttcacctcttcttgAAGCCGTACTTCTTCCTTTCATAAAACAGATCTGTTTTAGAGCTGCCCAAGTTTACAATCTTCGGACATCCATCTCGCTGTGAGGACAAGGGAAAgagagtaaaaaagaaaattcatctTAAAGAAGCAAAATTAAGTTTTATATTTAGGGCTCAGTTTAGATTTTACTCAgtacaacaaagaaaacaaaatgtcacatttcaatTTCTCAAACAGATTATTTTCTCTTCAGCCACTCTACTCACATCTTTCTCCTGGATGGTGCACTCTTTACAGTAGTAGGCATCAGACACACCCGGCCCACCGCAGATGACACAGCGTCCCTGGTAGGAGCCGTAATTACACTCGTCACAGATGCGCACTAGGGTGCACGGTCTCACATAGGAATCACAGATGACGCACTTTCCATCAcctgagaggaggaaaataaaccaAGAGAAAGGtgattcagacagaaaaaaagcagtGATAAAATTGAATATTTGGATTGGGATCATTTAGTGacaaattatcatattttagcGCCACACCATCGCAAATCTTGCTGAAATGTATTATGCTGATTTGGTCACAGAACAATATGGAACCAAAATTCAATGTGTCTCAGATTCAAATCAAAGGAGAGATAGTCTAATGAAGTTTGACGTTTTGGGGGACTGGTTTGACATGGTCTCCTTTAATATAGGTCACAGAGAAATGGTTCTCATATCCTTGCAAAAATCTTTTCCATATTTATCTTGACAGTATCTTATccccaataaaaaaaacagcagctttatgAGTGATTATAACAGACAAAGTTGAATTGAGCACAAACAATATATCGAAAAATTGGTCAGATTTTCACAAAGGTTAGTTGGTAATGTCAGTTAGACCTCCAGAAAGCTTGGTCTTTGGTGTTTGAGTCGTTGCTGTGATATCATCACTTATCTGAGAAGGCATTGCATTACCAATTCCTTGCAATATTGTTAGACAGCAGTTAGTGATCAGTGTATGGAGACTGTGAGGTGATGAAATACTAACTATATgaacacaggcagacaaaaacatttactgtaaaaataGAGGAAAGCATAATACGGTTAAAATGATTATAAGATTATGTTGTCATCACTTACATTTCTCGCAAAGTCTCCCGATAGCTGAGGAAAGGAAACAATGCAGttagagtgagtgtgtgaattcGCGTCCTTATAGTCTTTCTACACtcgagtaaaaacaacaacgtCTTCCTTCCACTTATAATAAAACTCCTTATCAAATACGAATAAAGGAAACTGCAACTATCTTCACCCTAAGCGACAAATAGCTGTCGACATTTCCAGGCTAGCACCATAGGCTAATGTACTTTCAATGGAATACATGCTGGGGCTGTTAGCATGTAAGCTAACGTTGTTTAAATACACGGCAACACAGCGATAAAGTACTTCGcgaaactgaaaaaacaaagatgtcaGATGATATTTGAGGCTGAACCGGTCAACACATACCAACACCGGCCTGTTTTCTGCAAAAGATCAGATCTGGATGATGTTTAGCCATTTTTTAGCCAACGCAAGGAAAGCgccgctgctgcttcttcttctacttttaCCTTTGACCTGTAAACTTGTTGGAGGAAATGGATCAGCGCCACCTATCGTCTCCaagcagacagagcagacacacGTATCATcgaatatattttctttaaatctttttttattattatttcacctAAATGTAATTAGTAATTGtaattgtttgatttttgttAACAACTGTGAcgatgttaaataaaatatttagttttatctatttaaaaaaaaaagtagagtagagtagaataAGAATCATTCGTATCCTTTCAGCTCtataaaaatcaaatacatttagaaaatcATTTCGCGTCCATGTGCTTTTCTAATTTACATCATTTTGAACGTCTAAACGAAATAAATGCAATATTAGGAATTAtaagtttgaatgtgttttgtaaaacaatttgaatgagatttaaaatgtagaaaaatatttTGCCCTTGAAGGACCTGCGAGGCCGCGACTTAAAACGGCGTGACGTCACTGGTGATCGGCACATCTTTGTCAGTGAACAAAATGGCAACTTACTGTCTGACCGTCTCCAGGCTTCAGGTAAGAGACTCATTCTGTGATATTTACGGCCCAGTGAATGGTGTCACCTGCTTCTTTACATCGCGTTATTGTACAGTAATGTGTTTGTGGCCCGGCCGGAGGACTGCGGGGGTTAGACACGGAAATAAAGCGGCGGAGCGGTCACCGGCTAGCGGAGCAGGTCATCGTGTCCCGGCGGATCCCGGAGTATCCACTGCGCAACAACTCGTCTGTCACCGGCCAAAACAACCACTGCTGCGGTCTCCTTCAACACGGAGCTATTATCTATGTCCTCAGCGTGTAAATGAACCAGACCCGTGTTGTTTTCCTACAGGAGTGTGGTGTTTAACAGCAAGGTTAACCACAAGGTTAGAGCGGCcagcagcctcacagagctgtgtccaacacgcagacatgatctAAGTTAAATCATCACAATCAACACAGCGAACACTGTCTTAATGCTTTATTTTGTGAAGCTGGCTCGAAAGAAAGTAGCCATTTTCCTCCATTCTGCTTGTGAGGAGAGGCTGAGTGTCCTCCAGCAGTGAGACGTTAAAACAATGAGCAGTTTATAAATGATAGTTGAGCATCAGATGTTCACACATTTAATATCTGAAGCCATAGTGAGCTCTGATTTTCTTCTATTGGAGGTCACGATGGTTTTCATCTCAGGCTTGGTGATGGAGAACAACCTCCTCTAATATCTAGAAACAAAATCTTTCTATGGATAAAAACCATTCACACGTTGGCTAGTGGTTAATGAACGAATAATAACATTAACTCTCATTGTTAAGTGCAGTTGAGGAGCCAGTTAGTGATCTGTAGTAATACTGTAATATAAACCAGTGCACAGAAGGACAGCTGAAAGGTCAGGCTGGGTAGTACGACAATATGGATACTTATTGCAATGTAATTGTCACCAATAGCAAGATAACTAAAGTCTAATACCTCTATAATACTTGTACATTGTGTAatcacagtgaggaggtataacacataattcatctacctcagatttattaaatgttttgctACTTATCAAGTGTTGGTCATTCTCcgctcataaagaagagtttaaaaccacaaccttcccTCAGGAGCCAAAATCaattgacatttattgtgataattatcgatatgaTGTGATATGATCTTCTTTATGTTTATGATTTTGGTAATAGTACATTTACACCAACAGTCAGCCTTAGTGGGAACCCCTTATTGGTTCTGTGATTATTATCTGAACCTATAACGAGGTTTCTAATTCAAGTATGATGTTCTGAATTGGCTTCTTAAGTCAGCAGGTGAAGGACTTTAGGTTCAGCTGCTCGCTGTCAGTTCTTTCCCGCAGATTGTCTGGTCGTACGACACCCTCAGCTATTTGACACGTTGTTCTCTTGTTTCTTCTTCGGAAACTTTATTTATTCGAGAAAATCTTCTGAACAGTCTTGCTCTCTTCTGCTAATGCTTTAGTTTTATAATTCACATATTAGATAATAGTATTTCAAACAGAGTGGAGTTTCATTTATGTGCCCTGCCCAAGGGCACCTCAACAGTTTTAGGGTCCAAGAAGTTGATGTGACACAAACCAGTGTCTCTCCTATGTTTCCCCCACCTACCTCTGCAAACAGTTCGATTTTTGATATGAACATTTGTAAAAGGAGCTTCTCTAACATGTATGACAGAAAggactgcaggaggaggagtggtcAGGGGAACTGGAGCCAGGGTTTCCATAGCGTGAGAATGTTTTAGTGGTTGACCTCTTGTGGGAGTTGTTTCTGGTTCACCTGGGATGCTCTGACATCTGACACTTGAGTGTACACTGCAAATAACAATTTCCTTTAACAGCCATCTTCCCAAAAgtcatttatattcataattttTCGCTGTCTGctcttaaatttaaaaaaacaaacaaccaatgCAAAAATTAACAAATCTCTTTTTGAAGGATGAACAATCCATTTGCCAGATATGCTCTGTATGTAGGGGGATTGTAAAAAGTGCTGACGTTACAGGAGTGTTTCTCTGGTCATGTCCACAGCTCTGTGATTATGCTCAtgcttgtttatttctgttgtcGCTGTCTCTAGTTGGCCCTGGGCCACGGTGCACGGCGCCTGCATGTGGCAGCTGCTTACAGAGCCAAGGCCAATGTGTCTATGAGCCGGTTTGAGCCCACTTCATTCGTCAACTACGAGAAGCTCCAGTCTAACATTGACATTGTTAGAAAAAGGTTAGTGTATTCCTCCTAATGGATTTTTTTAACAAGTGGGCATTCTGTTTCTGCTCAAGGACGCAGACTCGTATTACCGTGTCCTCCAATGCTCCCCTGTCTGAACTCTAatgtttgtttgacttttaccacagttttttttatcgtAGCTGTAGCCTGTGCCTTAGTGTGTCAGCCTCACGCTGCTCGAATCACTGTAAAGCCATTTAAATGGTAGTTGtttggggtgtgtgtgcatgcagacGGAGAGGTGGTACTGTGTTGGCTCTGTGTTGGCTCTGCAGATCAATGCTTTCTGCCTTTTCTTCCCTGTGATTACAGCTGAAGTTTAGACTGGCATAAACTGGTAATTACAGAAAAACACGATGAAGAGATCAGGGGTGAAACAGAGGCAGAAATAGTAATTTCATTGTAGTGTAAGATGAAAACAGTGGAAACTCTAATTGTTAAATTTGGATCAAATAGCTCTTATAACTCTATAATCTTCTCATGACtgatttgttaatatttattttgatatataaATATGCCAGAATGTTATATCTGCCTAACCTCACAACTGTTTTTACACCACTTTGTTTCCTATCTTCAtctcttgatgttttttttcacagtttatttattcCTATATTCTCATTTGCTCACCTTCTCCCCCTCTTAAACGTTACACCGTCCtgttattaattatattttgtctttatgttCCAGACTCAATCGGCCGCTCACGTTGTCAGAGAAGATTGTTTATGGCCACCTCGATGACCCCCACAACCAGGATATCGACCGTGGTCGCACTTACCTGCGGCTGCGCCCCGACCGTGTGGCCATGCAGGACGCCACGGCCCAGATGGCGATGCTCCAGTTCATCAGCAGCGGTCTATCAAGAGTGGCCGTGCCCTCCACCATCCACTGTGATCACTTGATAGAGGCCCAGATCGGAGGGGAGGAGGATCTGGCCAGGGCAAAGGTAAGGGGTTCTGTTTGGTCATggtaattatttttatgttgtaaTGATTTATTCCTGTAAACTGAGCAACCATCATCATCCTAGGAAGTCAACCTTGAGGTGTACAACTTCCTGTCCAGTGCTGGGGCAAAATATGGAGTTGGCTTCTGGAAACCAGGCTCTGGAATCATTCATCAGGTCTTATTACTTAAAGTTTGAATGCAATTTTGGTCTGAATGTGATCAAATTTATAACCCCTATAATTACAGTGGTGTAATTATGCTAACAATCATTGTATAAATATTCAAACAGATCATCTTAGAAAACTACGCCTACCCAGGAGTGCTGCTTATCGGCACAGATTCCCACACACCAAACGGCGGTGGACTTGGTTCCATCTGCATTGGAGTTGGTGGAGCTGATGCTGTGGATGTGATGGCAGGAATTCCATGGGAGCTCAAGTGCCCCAATGTGAGCAGAATACAGCATTTAGTAACATCGTTCAGTAACCAGAGCAGTTTTTTAGCTTTCTTTCCATTGCTGGCCTTCTTACCTACAATTTACCATTCGATATCTTCCTCTAAGGTCATTGGAGTGAAGCTGACAGGATCACTCTCAGGCTGGACGTCCCCCAAGGATGTCATCTTGAAGGTGGCCGGCATCCTGACAGTGAA
This is a stretch of genomic DNA from Hippoglossus stenolepis isolate QCI-W04-F060 chromosome 21, HSTE1.2, whole genome shotgun sequence. It encodes these proteins:
- the phf5a gene encoding PHD finger-like domain-containing protein 5A — protein: MAKHHPDLIFCRKQAGVAIGRLCEKCDGKCVICDSYVRPCTLVRICDECNYGSYQGRCVICGGPGVSDAYYCKECTIQEKDRDGCPKIVNLGSSKTDLFYERKKYGFKKR